The Clostridium beijerinckii genomic sequence CTATGTATCCTTGGGAAGGTCATGATGAATTAAGACCACCTCATATTTCAAAAACATATAATCCGGTGGGAAGCTATGTAACATTTTTTGAAGTTAAAGATGAACTTAAAAATAAGCAGACTTTTATTTCCTTTCAAGGTGTTGAAACAGCATTTTATGTATGGGTAAATGGAGAATTTGTAGGATATAGCGAAGATACATTTACACCATCAGAATTTGATATTACTGACTATTTAAGAGAGGGAGAAAATAAACTTGCAGTTGAAGTTTATAAAAGGAGTAGCGCAAGTTGGATAGAAGATCAAGATTTTTGGAGATTTTCAGGCATCTTTAGAGATGTATACTTATATGCAGTTCCAGAAACTCATGTAAATGATATATTTATAAAAACAGATTTATATGATGATTTCAAAAATGCGAAGTTAAATGCTGAACTTAAAATGATTGGAAATTCAGAAACAACAGTTGAAACATATTTAGAAGATAAAAAAGGAAATAAAATAGCTATATCTGAAAAAGTTCCGTTTTCTGATCAGTTGACTTTATATTTAGATGCGCAAAATATAAGCTTATGGAGTGCAGAAGAGCCTAACTTATACACACTTTATATTTTAGTAAAGAAAAAAAATGGTACTTTAGTTGAGGTTGTAACTCAAAAGATAGGGTTTAGGCACTTTGAAATGAAGGATAAAATTATGTGTCTGAATGGAAAGCGTATTATCTTTAAAGGTGTAAACCGTCACGAATTTAGCGCAAGGCGTGGACGCTCAATTACGAAAGAGGATATGCTATGGGATATTAAGTTCTTGAAACAACATAATATTAATGCTGTTAGAACATCACACTATCCAAATCAAAGTTTATGGTACAAGCTTTGCGATGAATACGGGATTTATTTAATAGATGAAACAAATTTAGAAAGCCATGGTTCATGGCAAAAGATAGGCACTTGCGATCCTACTTGGAATGTGCCAGGAAGTCTTCCACAGTGGCAGGCAGCAGTTTTAGATCGAGCATCATCAATGGTTGAAAGAGATAAAAATCATCCATCTGTCCTTATTTGGTCATGTGGTAATGAATCTTATGCGGGTGAAGATATTTATCAAATGTCTGAATACTTTAGAAAAAAAGATCCTTCACGTTTAGTGCACTATGAAGGGGTAACTAGATGTAGAGAATTTGATGACACGAGTGACATGGAAAGTAGAATGTATGCAAAGGCAGCAGAAATAGAAGAGTATCTTAATGATAATCCAAAGAAACCTTATATCAGCTGCGAATACATGCACTCAATGGGTAACTCAACTGGTGGAATGATGAAATATACAGAACTTGAAGATAAATATTTGATGTATCAAGGTGGAGTTATTTGGGATTATGGCGATCAAGCTTTATATAGAAAACTTCCAGATGGAAAAGAAGTTCTAGCTTATGGAGGAGACTTTACAGATCGTCCAACAGATTATAATTTCTCTGGAAATGGTTTGATTTATGCAGATAGAACTATATCACCTAAAGCACAGGAAGTTAAGTACCTATATCAAAACGTAAAATTAGAACCAGATGCAAAAGGGGTGACTATTAAGAATCAAAATCTTTTTGTTAACACTGATAAATATGATTTATACTATATCGTTGAAAGAGATGGAAAACTAGTAAGAGATGGTTATCTAAATGTATGTGTAGCTCCAGGAGAAGAAAAATATATAGAACTTCCAATAGAAAAGTATAATTTTCTTGAAGAAATTGTACTTACAACCTCATTAAGATTAGTACAAGATACACTTTGGGCAGAAAAAGGATATGAAGTAGCATTTGGACAAAAGGTTATTAAAGAAAAATCAGATATGAATAATCATAATTCAGAGTCTGAAATGAAGATCATTCATGGAGATGTAAACATAGGGGTTCACGGAAAAGATTTCAAGGTTATATTCTCTAAACAAGAAGGAGGAATTGTATCCTTGAGATATAATAACAAGGAGTTTATAACAAGAACGCCAAAAACTTTCTATTGGAGAGCAACAACAGATAATGATAGGGGAAATAAACATGAATTTAGATGCGGTCAATGGCTGGCTGCTACTATGGGGCAGAAGTATGTGGATTTTTCAGTTGAGGAATTTGATGAGAAGATTACATTATATTATAATTATCAATTATCAACAGT encodes the following:
- a CDS encoding glycoside hydrolase family 2 TIM barrel-domain containing protein, producing the protein MINNKPSLDWLEDPEIFRVNRIDAHSDHWFYEKVEDVKLEDAMPLKQNLNGKWRFSYSENPSLRIKEFYKDEFDINGFDYIEVPGHIQIQGYDKCQYINTMYPWEGHDELRPPHISKTYNPVGSYVTFFEVKDELKNKQTFISFQGVETAFYVWVNGEFVGYSEDTFTPSEFDITDYLREGENKLAVEVYKRSSASWIEDQDFWRFSGIFRDVYLYAVPETHVNDIFIKTDLYDDFKNAKLNAELKMIGNSETTVETYLEDKKGNKIAISEKVPFSDQLTLYLDAQNISLWSAEEPNLYTLYILVKKKNGTLVEVVTQKIGFRHFEMKDKIMCLNGKRIIFKGVNRHEFSARRGRSITKEDMLWDIKFLKQHNINAVRTSHYPNQSLWYKLCDEYGIYLIDETNLESHGSWQKIGTCDPTWNVPGSLPQWQAAVLDRASSMVERDKNHPSVLIWSCGNESYAGEDIYQMSEYFRKKDPSRLVHYEGVTRCREFDDTSDMESRMYAKAAEIEEYLNDNPKKPYISCEYMHSMGNSTGGMMKYTELEDKYLMYQGGVIWDYGDQALYRKLPDGKEVLAYGGDFTDRPTDYNFSGNGLIYADRTISPKAQEVKYLYQNVKLEPDAKGVTIKNQNLFVNTDKYDLYYIVERDGKLVRDGYLNVCVAPGEEKYIELPIEKYNFLEEIVLTTSLRLVQDTLWAEKGYEVAFGQKVIKEKSDMNNHNSESEMKIIHGDVNIGVHGKDFKVIFSKQEGGIVSLRYNNKEFITRTPKTFYWRATTDNDRGNKHEFRCGQWLAATMGQKYVDFSVEEFDEKITLYYNYQLSTVPSTNVKITYEVSGEGIIKVNVKYKGVSGLPELPVLGMNFKLLAEFNSFSWYGMGPEENYIDRCEGAKLGIYESTPIENLSRYLVPQECGNRTGTRWVVVKNHKNEGLKFTYDKVPFEFSVLPYSNMELENALHIEELPSVNFTHVNIIGKQMGVGGDDSWGAPVLPEFRIDSSKDLEYSFAISKM